The nucleotide window GTATTGCTAGGCGTTTTCTTTTTGCCTGCAGGTGTACAGGAGAATATTTTAGGTGGCATTGTGGTCGGCTTGTCAGCATCAGGTCTTTTTGACCAATCCAAAATTATTAAGAAATAAGGGGGAATAAAACATGACGTTTGTTATGACATACGATAAACGTAACCGCTCCAATTTAGATAAGTTGGCACCTAACACAAGAGCAGCTGCATACAAGTGGTATGAAAAATGTATTGAACTTCGTGCAGACATTCTAATTTACGAAACGTTGCGTACTTTGGAAACGCAAAAGATTTACCTGGCTCGTGGCGCAACAAAAACATTAAAGTCGTATCACTTGAAAGGTCAAGCATTGGATGTTGTTCCGATTATTAATGGAAAAGATGAATGGAGTCGCAGTGCATACTTACAAGAACCATATGCATCTGCCATCGCGTACGCAAAACAACTTGGCTTTGAGTGGGGTGGTGATTGGAAAGATTTTGTTGATCATCCGCACTTACAGTTTAATTACAAAGGCTATGGCACAGATACAGTGCTTGAGGTCGCAACAGCTACATGTGAAAGTGGAATTATTGCTACGGTACGAGTGAAGGTAGATGTACTCAACATCAGAGCTGGTAACGGCACACAGTACCCAGTCATCGCTAAGGCGTACAAAGGAGAGCTGTATAATGTAACAGGAAA belongs to Ectobacillus sp. JY-23 and includes:
- a CDS encoding holin, encoding MFEQMVLYLIAVIIGLSQVVKGLGLQAKYIPLLNVALGVLLGVFFLPAGVQENILGGIVVGLSASGLFDQSKIIKK
- a CDS encoding M15 family metallopeptidase, producing the protein MTFVMTYDKRNRSNLDKLAPNTRAAAYKWYEKCIELRADILIYETLRTLETQKIYLARGATKTLKSYHLKGQALDVVPIINGKDEWSRSAYLQEPYASAIAYAKQLGFEWGGDWKDFVDHPHLQFNYKGYGTDTVLEVATATCESGIIATVRVKVDVLNIRAGNGTQYPVIAKAYKGELYNVTGNLDDWHKIILANNDHRDAWVYGNKGEYLELV